Proteins from one Podospora pseudoanserina strain CBS 124.78 chromosome 1, whole genome shotgun sequence genomic window:
- a CDS encoding hypothetical protein (EggNog:ENOG503P6RV; COG:S): protein MAGTMVTTQYAAPQQSIHYGYIPPPSPPMDDGSRCSLPSISNLLGLADQGSPTAETHAQAQQQQQQQQQQQQQCMDFGSTTAWNPVLTRSPAQSSSSKSDARPNSSHYGNPALRGLPPSPPMSSGESFEGYNSPPTRSASQVSNSSNYYYETTPPLGPMDSGVPPMAAAAPRMSVQPSAYQPHFAAPSYIAQPTIPAYYPAAAPPPPMSGLYFQRPLPQTQSFPPPLSMTLAPAGANPWQHHHYIAPSSAASFPQSQDRYICPTCNKAFSRPSSLRIHSHSHTGEKPFKCPVAGCGKAFSVRSNMKRHERGCHNYDSSSSSSNGSAASRS from the exons ATGGCAGGCACAATGGTCACCACCCAGTACGCTGCACCTCAGCAAAGCATTCACTATGGATACAttcctccaccatcaccaccaatggATGACGGCTCGAGATGCTCGTTgccttccatctccaaccttTTGGGACTTGCCGACCAAGGGTCTCCCACCGCTGAGACACACGCTCaggctcaacagcagcagcaacagcaacagcaacagcaacaacaatgtATGGACTTTGGCAGCACGACTGCATGGAACCCGGTGCTAACAAGATCCCCAGCCCAatcgtcttcttccaagTCCGACGCCAGGCCCAACTCCTCGCACTATGGCAACCCAGCTTTGAGGGGACTCCCACCAAGTCCTCCCATGTCCTCGGGAGAATCCTTCGAGGGATACAACTCGCCGCCCACGAGGTCAGCCAGCCAGGTCTCGAACAGTTCCAACTACTACTATGAGACCACTCCTCCACTGGGGCCCATGGACTCTGGCGTTCCCCCGATGGCCGCTGCCGCCCCGAGAATGTCGGTTCAACCTTCAGCATACCAACCACACTTTGCTGCACCATCCTACATTGCCCAACCCACCATTCCTGCCTACTatcccgccgccgcccctcctcctcccatgtCGGGCCTTTACTTCCAGCGGCCTCTTCCCCAG ACGCAGTCTTTCCCTCCACCATTGTCCATGACTCTTGCGCCTGCCGGTGCGAACCCatggcaacatcaccactACATTGCCCCGtcctcggccgcctcgtTCCCCCAGAGCCAAGACAGGTACATCTGCCCAACCTGCAACAAGGCCTTTTCGCGTCCCAGCTCTCTCCGCATCCACAGCCACTCCCACACTGGCGAGAAGCCATTCAAGTGCCCGGTCGCCGGCTGTGGCAAGGCCTTCAGTGTGCGAAGCAACATGAAACGCCACGAGCGCGGTTGCCACAACTatgacagcagcagcagcagcagcaatggcaGCGCCGCCAGCCGGTCTTGA